One window of Azospirillaceae bacterium genomic DNA carries:
- a CDS encoding phage tail protein: MTGEVQNNIWPLPKFYFSVQIGGNNVSFQEVTGLDSEARPIEYRHGDSPSFYPIKMPGLGKVSNVTMRKGIFVNDATLWNWFNQIKMNTIARQTVVINLLDETGAPKMVWTLNNAWPTKVTGTDLKSEGNEVAVESVEVAYETLVISAP, encoded by the coding sequence ATGACTGGTGAAGTGCAAAACAACATTTGGCCGCTTCCTAAATTCTACTTCTCCGTCCAGATCGGCGGCAACAATGTCAGTTTCCAGGAGGTGACGGGCCTGGATTCCGAGGCGCGGCCCATCGAATACCGGCACGGGGACAGCCCCAGCTTCTACCCGATCAAGATGCCGGGCCTGGGCAAGGTGAGCAACGTCACCATGCGCAAGGGCATCTTCGTCAACGACGCCACCCTGTGGAACTGGTTCAACCAGATCAAGATGAACACCATCGCCCGCCAGACGGTGGTCATCAACCTGCTGGACGAAACCGGCGCGCCCAAGATGGTGTGGACGCTGAACAACGCCTGGCCCACCAAGGTCACCGGCACCGACCTGAAGTCCGAAGGCAACGAGGTTGCCGTGGAAAGCGTGGAGGTGGCCTACGAAACGCTGGTCATCTCCGCGCCGTAA
- a CDS encoding phage tail protein has product MLGSGPYYPAPGFYFTVAVAGSGTPLQLLSRADASFQEVSGIEAKFDVEDLKEGGENRYVHKLPGVGRYPNLVLKRGYVTAPSFLSEWAAQTVGSTLSQPILTQTLVVMLLGENQLPLVAWNFTRAWPVRWVTGPLNSTSNAVLTESLEFAYAYVTRIPLNEALAMVASVALLIDA; this is encoded by the coding sequence ATGCTGGGCAGCGGCCCCTATTACCCGGCACCGGGGTTCTACTTCACCGTCGCAGTGGCGGGCAGTGGAACCCCGCTGCAACTGCTGAGCCGCGCGGACGCCAGTTTCCAGGAGGTCAGCGGGATAGAGGCCAAGTTCGACGTCGAGGACCTGAAGGAGGGCGGGGAGAACCGCTATGTCCACAAGCTACCCGGTGTCGGTCGTTATCCCAACCTGGTGCTGAAGCGCGGTTACGTCACGGCACCGTCCTTCCTGTCGGAATGGGCGGCGCAGACGGTCGGCAGCACCCTGTCCCAGCCCATCCTGACCCAGACGCTGGTGGTGATGCTGCTGGGGGAGAACCAGTTGCCCCTGGTCGCCTGGAACTTCACCCGCGCCTGGCCCGTGCGCTGGGTCACCGGTCCGCTGAATTCCACGTCCAACGCCGTCCTGACGGAATCGCTGGAGTTCGCATACGCCTATGTCACCCGCATCCCGCTGAACGAGGCCTTGGCGATGGTCGCGTCGGTGGCGTTGCTGATCGATGCCTGA
- a CDS encoding DUF4255 domain-containing protein: MDAIRNVLETIRQAANQYLMNLGHRSDDWIVLSNIVDHSGQESDLTRDKVVMTVYNITHETVIASYTAAQPGTGGSFAVVQPPLYIDLHLIFMANFTDRNYAEGLAAISRTIAFFQQNPWFTHATTPQLDPVVDKVTLEFTSLDPVAVNYVMGMLGTRYLPSVFYKLRLIPFASTAMQARAYPARGTDAQGRMERLEGTAT, translated from the coding sequence GTGGACGCCATTCGCAACGTGCTGGAGACCATTCGTCAGGCCGCCAACCAATACCTGATGAATCTGGGACATCGCAGCGACGATTGGATTGTGCTGTCGAACATCGTCGACCATAGCGGCCAGGAAAGCGACCTGACCCGGGACAAGGTCGTGATGACCGTCTACAACATCACGCATGAAACGGTCATCGCCAGTTACACGGCGGCGCAACCGGGCACGGGCGGCAGCTTCGCGGTGGTGCAACCGCCGCTATATATCGACCTGCACCTGATCTTCATGGCCAATTTCACCGACCGCAATTATGCGGAAGGCTTGGCCGCCATTTCCCGCACCATCGCCTTCTTCCAGCAGAACCCCTGGTTCACCCATGCGACCACGCCGCAACTGGATCCCGTGGTCGACAAGGTGACATTGGAATTCACCAGCCTGGACCCCGTGGCGGTGAACTACGTCATGGGCATGCTGGGCACGCGCTATCTGCCCAGTGTGTTCTACAAGCTGCGCCTGATCCCCTTCGCCTCCACCGCCATGCAGGCCCGGGCCTATCCCGCCCGCGGCACCGATGCGCAAGGCCGGATGGAACGCCTGGAGGGGACGGCGACATGA
- a CDS encoding ATP-binding protein, translating into MKFGIGPRLFLTVLLFLAVLGAAAVVTTRWSLLTGGAASSRVPEPGSRELIRALETSYIGHGSWAFLPNDPQERRGWLRARRIETVGAGDPGRFARTSGTFGDRIALVDADGHILSGVMPGRIIRAIGSIDTRSLPVIVDGRAVGHLVVAGADDADDTLAVAFLLQKSGRLGAIAGGALLLAIVLAVLLAAHFRRPIGKLVEGARMLESGRFDARMDDSRRDELGELARTFNHMAARLEQAELARRQWVADTSHELRTPLAVLRAQIESLEDGIRLSTPENLRMMLTHVESMTRRVDDLYALAQADRAQLRYEKHPADLWPVIRSVADSFRDRAAVAAQTITIDAPPPQSTVICDADRMRQVFVNLFENAVRYTDAGGHIQVSGWVEGGSLLVTIDDSAPGVPQSSLGRLGERFFRTEQARAGRHGGAGLGLALARQIVDAHAGGIGFAASPLGGLQARISLPLVHQ; encoded by the coding sequence TTGAAATTTGGCATCGGTCCTCGACTGTTCTTGACCGTGTTGCTCTTCCTGGCAGTGCTGGGCGCGGCAGCGGTCGTCACAACCCGATGGAGCCTGCTCACTGGCGGGGCAGCATCGTCCCGTGTGCCCGAACCGGGCAGCCGAGAGTTGATCCGCGCTTTGGAGACATCTTACATCGGCCATGGCAGTTGGGCATTCCTGCCCAATGATCCGCAGGAACGTCGCGGTTGGCTGCGCGCCCGGCGGATTGAAACGGTGGGGGCGGGGGACCCCGGCAGGTTCGCCCGGACGTCCGGCACATTCGGCGACCGGATCGCACTGGTCGATGCCGATGGACACATTCTCAGCGGGGTGATGCCGGGACGTATCATCCGGGCGATCGGCTCGATCGATACGCGATCTCTGCCGGTGATCGTCGACGGCCGGGCAGTGGGCCACCTTGTCGTGGCCGGCGCGGACGATGCGGACGACACGCTGGCCGTGGCGTTCCTGCTTCAGAAAAGCGGTCGGCTCGGGGCGATTGCCGGTGGCGCCTTGCTGCTGGCCATCGTGTTGGCGGTCTTGCTGGCCGCCCATTTCCGCAGGCCCATCGGCAAGCTGGTGGAGGGGGCCCGGATGCTGGAAAGTGGTCGCTTCGATGCACGGATGGACGACAGCCGCCGTGACGAACTGGGTGAGCTGGCCCGCACCTTCAATCACATGGCCGCGCGCCTGGAACAGGCCGAGCTGGCGCGGCGGCAATGGGTGGCGGACACGTCGCATGAACTGCGCACCCCGCTCGCCGTTCTGCGCGCGCAGATTGAGAGCCTGGAGGACGGCATCCGGCTGTCCACGCCCGAAAATCTCCGGATGATGCTGACGCACGTGGAATCCATGACGCGGCGGGTGGACGATCTGTACGCCCTCGCACAGGCCGACAGGGCGCAACTGCGCTATGAGAAGCACCCCGCCGACCTTTGGCCGGTGATTCGATCGGTCGCCGACAGTTTCCGCGACCGGGCGGCGGTGGCGGCCCAGACGATCACGATCGATGCCCCGCCGCCCCAATCGACCGTGATCTGCGATGCCGACCGGATGCGGCAGGTGTTCGTCAATCTCTTCGAAAACGCGGTGCGATACACCGACGCCGGCGGGCACATTCAGGTTAGTGGATGGGTGGAGGGCGGATCCCTGCTGGTCACCATCGATGACTCCGCACCCGGCGTGCCTCAATCATCGCTCGGGCGGCTGGGTGAGCGCTTCTTCCGCACCGAACAGGCGCGCGCCGGCAGGCATGGCGGCGCCGGCCTCGGATTGGCGCTGGCGCGTCAGATCGTCGACGCGCATGCGGGCGGGATCGGCTTCGCCGCGTCCCCCCTGGGGGGCCTGCAGGCCAGGATCAGCCTGCCCCTGGTGCACCAATGA
- a CDS encoding DUF5908 family protein: MPETKRRPRSAEARCDMPLEISEIGVRLAVREGGGQASGRSSSECGGEGDDQGEMNGASLNDTQINDIVSRCVRRVLAVLRATETR, translated from the coding sequence ATGCCTGAAACCAAGCGCCGACCCCGGTCGGCGGAAGCGAGGTGCGACATGCCCCTGGAAATCAGCGAAATCGGCGTCCGCCTGGCCGTGCGCGAGGGCGGCGGCCAGGCATCGGGCCGTTCATCGTCGGAGTGCGGCGGCGAGGGGGACGACCAGGGCGAGATGAACGGCGCATCGCTGAACGATACCCAGATCAACGACATCGTCAGCCGGTGCGTGCGCCGGGTGCTGGCGGTCCTGCGCGCGACAGAGACACGCTGA
- a CDS encoding phage tail sheath subtilisin-like domain-containing protein: MSSLRNRTTPGVYLTELPAFPPSIVGVATAVPIFIGYTDFARDPVSFKQVYMQAVELTSMADYYSYFGYAYDVQYAVTDSTADANFDFEAAKPDGTGVGYYAVSPTTTGHFNLFTAVKLFYANGGGICYVVSVANYGGQKSTAPFTGTPVSVDKQALLDGLAVAQDKVGPTMVLVPDACLLPYDAAKKVATDYSEVVCAMVNQAATLQDRVAILDLPGATDPSTWTKDGLAAQQDTFYGAIAPASANFSYGTAYAPALQTNVLSVSDVDYTNLQGTPAAGTNQLEGLLKQQNADLYTKDSAKYKQVDTKLTEAFPTTPPAVPLTPAEIQALDQYLCNALPLLQQVEEILVHKLNAAPASGPMAGIWTSNDANRGVWNAPANMSMLSVIAPEVLVTDAEQGDYNVPLNGNAINILRAFTNRGTVVWGARTLDGNSNDYRYIQVRRTLVYIEQSIKTALQPFVFAANDGQTWVTVTGMISNFLTGLWTQGGLMGDKASDAFSVQCGLGSTMTGQDILNGYMVVAVTLQMVHPAEFIELTFTQKMQGV, from the coding sequence ATGTCGAGCTTGAGGAACCGCACCACGCCGGGCGTCTATCTGACCGAACTGCCGGCATTCCCGCCATCCATTGTCGGCGTGGCGACCGCCGTGCCCATCTTCATCGGCTATACCGATTTCGCCCGCGACCCTGTCAGCTTTAAGCAAGTCTACATGCAGGCGGTCGAGTTGACCTCGATGGCTGATTACTACAGCTATTTCGGCTATGCGTACGATGTCCAATATGCCGTCACCGATTCCACGGCGGACGCTAATTTCGACTTCGAGGCCGCCAAGCCGGACGGCACGGGCGTCGGCTATTACGCCGTCAGCCCCACCACCACGGGGCATTTCAATCTTTTCACGGCCGTAAAGCTGTTCTACGCCAACGGCGGCGGCATCTGCTACGTCGTCTCCGTCGCCAACTATGGCGGCCAAAAGTCGACGGCCCCGTTCACCGGCACCCCCGTCTCGGTGGACAAGCAAGCCCTGCTCGACGGCCTGGCCGTGGCCCAGGACAAGGTCGGGCCGACCATGGTGCTGGTCCCCGACGCCTGCCTGCTGCCCTATGACGCGGCAAAGAAGGTAGCGACCGATTATTCGGAGGTCGTGTGCGCCATGGTGAACCAGGCGGCCACCCTTCAGGACCGGGTGGCGATCCTGGACCTGCCGGGGGCCACCGATCCGTCGACATGGACCAAGGACGGATTGGCCGCGCAGCAGGACACCTTCTACGGCGCGATCGCGCCGGCGTCGGCCAACTTCAGCTACGGCACCGCCTACGCCCCGGCCCTGCAAACCAACGTCCTGTCCGTCAGCGACGTGGACTACACGAACCTGCAAGGCACGCCCGCCGCGGGGACCAATCAGTTGGAGGGCCTGCTGAAGCAGCAGAACGCCGATCTTTATACGAAGGACTCCGCCAAGTACAAACAGGTCGACACCAAGTTGACGGAGGCGTTCCCGACCACGCCCCCGGCCGTGCCGCTTACGCCGGCGGAAATCCAGGCGCTGGACCAGTACCTGTGCAACGCCCTGCCCTTGCTTCAGCAGGTCGAGGAGATCCTGGTCCACAAGCTGAACGCGGCGCCGGCCAGCGGCCCCATGGCGGGCATCTGGACCAGCAACGACGCCAACCGTGGCGTCTGGAACGCACCGGCCAACATGTCGATGCTCTCGGTGATCGCGCCCGAGGTGCTGGTGACCGATGCCGAACAGGGCGATTACAACGTCCCGCTGAACGGCAACGCCATCAACATCCTGCGCGCCTTCACCAACCGCGGCACGGTGGTGTGGGGTGCCCGCACCCTGGACGGCAACAGCAACGACTATCGCTACATCCAGGTGCGCCGCACGCTGGTCTATATCGAGCAGTCGATCAAGACCGCGCTGCAGCCCTTTGTCTTCGCCGCCAACGACGGCCAGACCTGGGTAACGGTCACGGGCATGATCTCCAACTTCCTGACCGGGCTTTGGACCCAGGGCGGGCTGATGGGCGACAAGGCCAGCGACGCCTTCTCGGTGCAGTGCGGCCTGGGTTCCACCATGACGGGGCAGGACATCCTGAACGGCTATATGGTCGTCGCCGTCACCCTGCAGATGGTCCATCCGGCGGAATTCATCGAACTGACCTTCACCCAGAAGATGCAGGGCGTCTAA